Proteins from one Flavobacterium sp. N2038 genomic window:
- a CDS encoding SusC/RagA family TonB-linked outer membrane protein has translation MKQRQIIFSFVTFFFVKTILFAQEIKVKGIVTDEQGMPMPGVNIQQEGETNGTSSGFDGDYKITCKKGGILVFSFMGYKTSKVTVAGEIINVKMNSAAKELDGVVVTALGLKRDQKSLGYSTQKVKVADVVTVREADINNALAGKIAGVQFQGSPSGDFRASELRLRGNTGVLYVVDNIKVASISDINPESIESINSLKGLSATALYGPEGRNGAIVITTKKGKKGAVSVVFNLSTSLENAYLFPEFQNEYGGGYSQTFSKYTYNPATDPVSFAAFDGQEIIDYTADESWGPRMQGQMVRAWNSWEEGTPEFGQLTTYSPNPNNVKSFYNTGVTKRSSLSVSKGGEDFSVNFGLTKTDKEGIVPNTARTQYDINLTAEVNLSKKFKMFSTVLFQDRQTTGYNRNNLILPVAASLRQWFQRQLNMDDLRNYRMNGKIETWNRMSPTNGKSVGWNSPFFYQYEQPNEEDYKSFNGKIGGSYEIIKDFIATAELRKSYIGSDYYDITNAWGGAAIPAYAESLQVTNKDEISGILNYKKKINKFDINGTLGFEYQFYNRTYMQSNTVGGLVSEGFYSISTSVGTPFIDNKRYRSENRAAFLTASAGYDDFLYIDGSYRNDYASTADINDNKLTTYGLSGSFVFSKFIPENKILSFGKIRAGFAMAPQFPAIYQTSPIYVTGVAYGTYPTSSTQSVPSNPRLKGGNRQEKEYGLDLKFFSNRLSLDVSYFDRLDNELPSLVSLDASTGTTGMLQNGGKQTYKGIEIALSGTPIKTSSFEWNIGANFATLDRQVVAIAPGITRNIIQSGNSNMGNVQLVEQVGEKWGAIYGSRIERDANGKAKLNSSGAYVRELGVYLGNVLPNYTGGLTTSVKFKNFDLSLGFDFQQGGKYYSVSNSLINRTGLGIETVGNNDLGNPKRDPVVNLAGVSSPTTTILNSTAAPNSGGLLVEGVDAVTGNDVAYRVNTKTYWANMRAITEPFLEDASYVKLRTLRLGYTLDRNTLQKTPFQKINVAVYANNLWLIYAANRNIDPSELQSYNTTTTPFIETAQLPNARSLGLNVVLTL, from the coding sequence ATGAAACAGAGACAAATTATTTTTTCTTTTGTTACGTTCTTTTTTGTGAAAACTATTTTGTTTGCACAAGAAATAAAAGTCAAAGGAATTGTAACGGATGAACAAGGAATGCCAATGCCGGGCGTTAATATTCAACAAGAAGGTGAGACAAATGGTACTTCGTCTGGATTTGATGGAGATTATAAAATAACCTGTAAGAAGGGAGGAATTCTTGTTTTTTCCTTTATGGGATATAAAACTTCAAAAGTTACTGTAGCAGGAGAGATAATTAATGTCAAAATGAATTCGGCAGCAAAGGAGCTTGATGGAGTTGTGGTTACAGCATTAGGATTGAAACGGGATCAAAAATCATTGGGCTATTCTACTCAGAAAGTAAAAGTCGCAGATGTTGTTACCGTTAGAGAAGCAGATATAAATAATGCCCTGGCGGGTAAAATTGCCGGGGTACAGTTTCAGGGTTCTCCTAGTGGAGACTTTAGAGCGTCTGAACTTAGACTTCGAGGAAATACCGGGGTTTTGTATGTGGTAGATAATATAAAAGTAGCCTCAATAAGCGATATAAACCCGGAGAGTATTGAAAGTATTAACTCTTTAAAAGGACTTTCGGCAACAGCGCTTTACGGACCGGAAGGCAGAAACGGCGCTATTGTAATTACAACTAAAAAAGGGAAAAAAGGTGCAGTTTCTGTAGTGTTTAATTTAAGTACCTCTTTAGAAAATGCTTATCTATTTCCTGAATTTCAAAATGAATATGGTGGCGGCTATTCGCAGACTTTTTCGAAATATACTTACAATCCCGCTACCGATCCGGTATCTTTTGCCGCTTTTGATGGTCAGGAAATTATTGATTATACTGCAGATGAGAGCTGGGGCCCCAGAATGCAGGGACAAATGGTTCGTGCCTGGAACAGTTGGGAAGAAGGAACGCCGGAATTTGGACAATTAACCACCTATTCTCCAAATCCAAATAATGTTAAAAGTTTTTATAATACCGGAGTAACTAAAAGATCAAGTCTGTCAGTAAGTAAAGGAGGAGAAGATTTTTCTGTGAATTTTGGATTGACAAAAACAGACAAAGAAGGTATTGTACCAAATACAGCGAGAACACAATATGATATTAATCTTACTGCAGAGGTTAATTTGAGTAAAAAATTCAAAATGTTCTCTACAGTCTTGTTTCAGGACAGACAAACTACCGGATATAATCGTAACAATTTAATTCTTCCTGTCGCAGCGAGCTTGCGACAATGGTTTCAGCGACAATTAAATATGGATGATTTACGCAATTATCGAATGAACGGTAAAATTGAGACCTGGAATAGAATGAGTCCGACTAATGGAAAATCAGTGGGATGGAATTCTCCTTTCTTTTATCAATATGAGCAGCCAAATGAGGAAGATTATAAATCTTTCAATGGCAAAATTGGCGGATCTTATGAAATTATTAAAGATTTTATTGCAACTGCCGAGCTTAGAAAAAGTTATATCGGATCTGATTATTATGATATTACCAATGCCTGGGGAGGAGCAGCGATTCCTGCTTATGCGGAAAGTCTTCAGGTTACTAATAAAGATGAGATATCAGGAATTTTAAATTATAAAAAGAAAATAAACAAATTTGATATAAACGGAACCTTGGGATTTGAGTATCAATTTTACAACAGGACATACATGCAGAGTAATACTGTTGGAGGTTTGGTATCTGAGGGATTTTATAGTATTAGTACTTCTGTAGGAACTCCATTTATTGATAATAAAAGATATAGATCAGAAAATCGAGCCGCTTTTTTAACAGCATCTGCAGGTTATGATGATTTTTTATATATTGATGGATCGTATCGTAATGATTATGCTTCAACCGCAGATATTAATGATAATAAATTGACTACTTACGGTCTTTCAGGAAGTTTTGTTTTTTCTAAATTCATTCCTGAAAATAAAATTCTGTCATTCGGAAAAATAAGAGCTGGATTTGCAATGGCTCCTCAGTTTCCTGCAATTTATCAAACTAGTCCTATTTATGTAACGGGTGTTGCGTATGGAACTTATCCAACGTCGTCTACACAATCAGTGCCTAGTAATCCCAGATTAAAAGGAGGTAATCGTCAGGAAAAAGAGTATGGACTGGATTTAAAATTCTTTAGCAACAGACTTTCGCTGGATGTTTCTTATTTTGACAGATTAGATAACGAATTACCTTCTCTCGTAAGTCTTGATGCTTCAACAGGAACAACAGGAATGCTTCAAAACGGAGGAAAGCAGACTTATAAGGGAATTGAAATAGCTTTGTCAGGAACACCTATTAAAACATCCAGTTTTGAATGGAATATTGGGGCAAATTTTGCCACATTAGACAGACAAGTTGTTGCCATAGCACCCGGAATTACCAGAAATATTATTCAATCCGGAAATTCAAATATGGGAAATGTTCAATTAGTAGAACAAGTGGGAGAAAAATGGGGTGCGATTTATGGAAGCAGAATTGAGAGAGATGCCAATGGAAAAGCGAAACTTAACTCATCGGGGGCTTATGTGAGAGAATTAGGGGTGTATTTAGGTAATGTTCTGCCAAATTATACAGGAGGTTTAACCACATCTGTTAAATTTAAAAATTTTGATCTGAGTTTAGGTTTTGATTTCCAGCAGGGAGGTAAATATTATTCCGTTTCTAATTCGCTTATTAACAGAACAGGTTTAGGTATTGAAACCGTTGGTAATAATGATTTGGGAAATCCTAAAAGGGATCCTGTTGTAAATTTGGCAGGAGTAAGTTCACCTACAACAACAATCTTAAACTCTACGGCTGCTCCAAATTCTGGAGGACTTTTAGTAGAAGGTGTAGATGCAGTTACAGGCAATGATGTTGCTTATCGTGTAAATACCAAGACATATTGGGCAAATATGAGAGCCATTACCGAACCTTTCTTGGAAGATGCTTCATATGTGAAATTGAGAACACTTAGACTGGGGTATACTTTGGACAGGAATACGTTGCAAAAAACACCTTTTCAGAAAATTAATGTTGCTGTTTATGCTAATAATCTTTGGCTGATTTATGCGGCAAATCGCAATATAGATCCTTCAGAACTGCAATCGTACAATACTACCACCACACCATTTATAGAAACGGCTCAATTGCCAAATGCCAGATCTCTTGGTTTAAATGTTGTTTTAACTTTATAA
- a CDS encoding DUF1456 family protein, translating to MTNNDILKKLRVALMLRDDQIVEILELVDFRITKSELGAFFRAEDHPNYMECGDQVLRNFLNGLVIHLRGTKENPKNPTDVLAKHKAEIPKKETSKDRPEFKAAPKDSEKYRGDQSSSKSGSSTGKPKKKAFPKGNGKPSVVEKVVFKNGKNKK from the coding sequence ATGACAAACAACGATATACTTAAGAAACTTCGCGTGGCTTTGATGCTCCGTGACGACCAAATAGTTGAAATTTTAGAATTGGTAGATTTTAGAATTACCAAGTCAGAATTGGGTGCTTTTTTCAGAGCCGAAGATCATCCTAATTACATGGAATGTGGCGATCAGGTTTTACGTAACTTCCTGAACGGATTGGTGATTCATCTGAGAGGAACTAAAGAAAATCCTAAAAACCCAACAGATGTTTTAGCGAAACATAAAGCAGAGATTCCGAAGAAAGAAACTTCTAAAGACAGACCGGAATTCAAAGCTGCTCCAAAAGATTCTGAAAAATATAGAGGTGATCAAAGCTCATCAAAGTCAGGTTCATCAACAGGAAAACCTAAAAAGAAAGCATTCCCAAAAGGAAATGGAAAACCATCTGTTGTAGAAAAAGTGGTTTTCAAAAACGGTAAGAATAAGAAATAG
- a CDS encoding LytR/AlgR family response regulator transcription factor, with amino-acid sequence MAFKCIIVDDEPPATRILENYIGKVHFLEKAGVFNDSLKALEFLNTQSVDVIFLDIQMPQLTGLQISRIISKDIKVIFTTAYPDFALEGFELNAVDYLLKPISFERFYQAVSKLNTESKTIVSNQNNAPDFLFIKTDGKNKFQKIFLNDILYVESLQNYVCIHTAKQQIITHSSLKNIIESLPENDFIQIHKSHVISLQHIESTDNFSVFLNGKELPIGATFKDAFFDKIEENKI; translated from the coding sequence ATGGCTTTTAAATGCATTATTGTTGATGATGAACCACCGGCAACCCGTATTCTGGAGAATTATATTGGTAAAGTTCATTTTCTTGAAAAAGCTGGCGTTTTTAATGATTCATTAAAGGCTTTAGAATTTTTAAATACACAGTCAGTTGATGTTATTTTTCTTGATATTCAGATGCCGCAATTAACAGGTTTGCAGATTTCGAGAATTATTTCAAAAGATATAAAAGTAATTTTTACAACGGCTTATCCTGATTTTGCCTTAGAAGGTTTTGAATTGAATGCGGTTGATTATTTATTAAAACCAATTTCATTTGAACGTTTCTATCAGGCGGTTTCAAAGTTGAATACGGAATCAAAAACGATTGTGTCAAATCAGAATAACGCACCTGATTTTCTATTCATCAAAACAGATGGGAAAAATAAATTTCAGAAGATTTTTCTAAACGATATTTTGTACGTAGAAAGTCTTCAGAATTACGTTTGTATTCATACTGCAAAACAGCAGATTATTACACATTCATCATTAAAAAATATTATAGAATCACTTCCTGAAAATGATTTTATTCAGATTCATAAATCACATGTAATTTCTTTACAGCATATTGAATCGACTGATAATTTTTCTGTTTTTCTAAATGGAAAAGAATTGCCAATTGGTGCTACTTTTAAAGATGCTTTTTTTGATAAAATAGAAGAAAATAAGATTTAA
- a CDS encoding sensor histidine kinase, with product MKSKIPFYYHIVFFLLLFLTYIFWDIGLNDEKIEIVIKAICYGITPTHLLAIFCIYILNFYYFCEWFLNRKKLVFYILTIPVSLLLFAAVRYFLQEVVMFNITGMHNYYEEAREITYYIKDNFFFGLPAVLLSALTFLFWQFHTTQHQNQELLLENKKAEFQMLKAQVSPHFLFNTLNSFYSQLVLKEDEMASDVLVLSDLLRYVITETDKDEAVLSKEIQFIQNYIHLQKKRFEDQLYLDFSVEGNYSNEKILSSALIHFVENVFKHGKFNSEQEKAVILIKIKEDFLEISTFNYTVEGENYSSTGIGFDNLTKRLEYMYKGKFVLEKTEENNTFKTYLKIPLKK from the coding sequence ATGAAATCAAAAATCCCTTTTTATTATCACATTGTCTTTTTCCTTTTATTATTTCTAACCTACATTTTCTGGGATATTGGTCTTAATGATGAAAAAATAGAAATTGTAATCAAAGCAATATGTTATGGAATTACGCCAACTCATCTGTTGGCAATATTTTGCATTTACATTCTCAATTTTTATTACTTCTGTGAATGGTTTTTAAACAGGAAGAAATTAGTTTTTTATATTCTGACAATTCCAGTTTCGCTATTGCTTTTTGCGGCTGTTCGCTATTTTTTGCAAGAAGTTGTTATGTTTAATATTACCGGAATGCACAACTACTATGAAGAAGCCAGAGAAATAACCTATTATATAAAAGACAATTTTTTCTTCGGATTGCCAGCTGTACTTTTAAGTGCATTGACTTTTTTGTTTTGGCAGTTTCATACTACGCAACATCAAAATCAGGAATTGCTTCTGGAGAATAAAAAAGCAGAGTTTCAAATGTTGAAAGCGCAGGTAAGTCCGCATTTTTTGTTTAATACGCTGAATTCTTTTTACAGTCAGTTGGTTTTAAAAGAGGATGAAATGGCTTCAGATGTTTTGGTACTTTCAGATTTACTTCGTTATGTGATTACAGAAACAGATAAAGATGAGGCAGTACTTTCAAAAGAAATTCAGTTTATTCAGAATTACATTCATTTACAGAAAAAACGATTTGAAGATCAGTTATATTTAGACTTTTCAGTTGAAGGAAATTATTCAAATGAAAAAATTCTCTCGTCAGCCTTAATTCATTTTGTAGAGAACGTTTTTAAACACGGAAAGTTTAACAGCGAGCAGGAAAAAGCAGTTATTTTGATTAAAATAAAAGAAGACTTTTTAGAAATTTCAACTTTTAATTATACTGTTGAAGGCGAGAATTATTCTTCAACCGGAATTGGTTTTGATAACCTGACCAAACGATTAGAATATATGTATAAAGGTAAATTTGTACTTGAAAAAACGGAAGAAAATAATACCTTTAAAACCTACTTAAAAATACCGCTAAAAAAATAA
- a CDS encoding DUF5694 domain-containing protein, with amino-acid sequence MHKIILFLTIITLNLTSAQTKKKQILLIGTFHYANPGHDIAKIKTFDVMSEKSQKELEIMSDKIKKFGPDKIFVEWKFAKQAELDKYYNKNTDSLLKKDLNEITQLALRTAKKLNHKKMYGIDYRTRFPYDSLMMSMEKANQKDLMKKTTESTERFVKDNNERMAKSSLTDLMLYYNEKASNEDNIQWYLEVANRAGHPDDFTGTSLVSNWYKRNLYMYSLVQKLTESTDNKIMVLLGAGHAAMLREFLAHDPEFEIVELATVLK; translated from the coding sequence ATGCACAAAATCATTTTATTTCTTACAATTATTACATTAAACTTAACTTCTGCTCAAACTAAGAAAAAACAAATTTTATTAATTGGAACTTTTCATTACGCAAATCCAGGCCATGATATTGCCAAGATAAAAACTTTTGATGTAATGTCTGAGAAAAGCCAAAAAGAGCTCGAAATAATGAGTGACAAAATCAAGAAATTTGGTCCTGATAAAATTTTTGTAGAATGGAAATTTGCCAAACAAGCTGAATTAGACAAGTATTACAATAAAAACACCGACAGTTTACTCAAAAAAGATTTAAATGAAATTACTCAATTAGCATTACGTACTGCTAAAAAACTGAATCACAAAAAAATGTATGGAATTGACTATCGTACCCGTTTTCCTTATGATAGTTTAATGATGTCAATGGAAAAAGCAAATCAGAAAGATTTAATGAAAAAAACTACTGAGTCAACAGAAAGGTTTGTAAAAGATAATAACGAAAGAATGGCTAAAAGTTCTTTAACGGATCTTATGCTTTACTACAATGAAAAAGCCTCTAATGAAGATAACATTCAATGGTATTTGGAAGTAGCAAACAGGGCTGGACATCCAGACGATTTTACTGGTACTTCTTTAGTGTCAAATTGGTACAAAAGAAACTTATACATGTATTCTTTGGTTCAAAAATTAACCGAAAGCACCGATAATAAAATTATGGTTTTACTTGGAGCTGGACACGCTGCAATGCTAAGAGAATTTCTAGCACATGATCCAGAATTTGAAATCGTAGAATTGGCTACAGTTTTGAAATAG
- a CDS encoding DUF5694 domain-containing protein, with protein MQKIILLLALITFNMTSAQTKKKQILLVGTFHYANPGLDVAKLNSFDILSEKSQKELEIMSDKIKKFGPDKIFVEWEFNEQADLDKFYNKNTDSLFKTNKNEITQLALRTAKKLNHKKLYGMNLYTPFPYDSLMMSMEKANQQDLLKRNNEWKKRNEKDHNERIAKSSLQELMLHYNKKETENKNIQWYLEVANRAGNPDDFTGPSLVSNWYKRNLYMYSLIQKLTESTDNKIMVLVGAGHAALIREFITHDPTFEIVELATVLK; from the coding sequence ATGCAAAAAATCATTCTATTATTAGCTCTTATTACATTTAACATGACATCTGCTCAAACTAAGAAAAAACAGATTTTATTGGTTGGAACGTTTCATTACGCCAATCCTGGTCTTGACGTTGCTAAACTAAACAGTTTTGATATCTTGTCTGAGAAGAGCCAAAAAGAACTCGAAATAATGAGTGACAAAATCAAAAAATTTGGTCCAGATAAAATATTTGTAGAATGGGAATTTAATGAACAAGCCGATTTAGATAAGTTTTACAATAAAAACACCGACAGTCTTTTTAAAACTAATAAAAACGAAATAACACAACTGGCACTTCGCACGGCTAAAAAACTGAATCATAAAAAATTATACGGAATGAATCTCTATACTCCTTTTCCATATGACAGTTTAATGATGTCAATGGAAAAAGCAAACCAACAGGATTTATTGAAAAGAAATAATGAGTGGAAAAAAAGGAATGAAAAAGACCATAATGAAAGAATAGCAAAAAGCTCATTACAAGAACTCATGCTACATTACAATAAAAAAGAAACCGAAAATAAAAACATCCAATGGTATTTGGAAGTAGCAAATAGAGCGGGAAATCCAGATGATTTTACAGGACCGTCTTTAGTTTCAAATTGGTACAAAAGAAACTTATATATGTATTCTTTAATTCAAAAATTAACTGAAAGCACAGATAATAAAATAATGGTTTTAGTAGGCGCCGGTCATGCCGCATTGATCAGAGAATTTATAACACATGATCCAACATTTGAGATTGTAGAATTGGCAACTGTTTTGAAATAA
- the sucC gene encoding ADP-forming succinate--CoA ligase subunit beta: MNIHEYQGKEILASYGVRIQRGIVANNAVEAVAAAKQLTAETGTGWHVIKAQIHAGGRGKGGGVKLAKNLQQVEELAEQIIGMQLITPQTSAEGKKVNKVLVAEDVYYPGESETSEFYVSVLLNRGTGRNMIMYSTEGGMDIEEVAEHTPHLIFTEEVDPNVGLQGFQARRIAFNLGLSGNAFKEMVKFIDALYNAYIGSDASMFEINPVLKTSDNKIMAVDAKVNIDDNALYRQPKYAEMRDIREENPIEVEAKEVGLNYVDLDGTVGCMVNGAGLAMATMDLIKYAGFEPANFLDVGGTADAKRVETAFRIILKDPNVKAILINIFGGIVRCDRVAQGVVDAYKNMGDAINVPIIVRLQGTNAEIAKELIDNSGMPILSATQFQEAADQVKAALS; this comes from the coding sequence ATGAACATACACGAATATCAAGGAAAAGAAATTTTAGCAAGTTACGGAGTACGCATTCAACGCGGAATTGTAGCTAATAATGCGGTTGAAGCTGTAGCTGCTGCAAAACAATTAACTGCCGAAACTGGTACAGGATGGCATGTAATAAAAGCACAGATTCACGCAGGTGGTCGTGGAAAAGGTGGTGGAGTTAAGTTGGCTAAGAACTTACAACAAGTTGAAGAGTTAGCAGAACAAATCATCGGAATGCAATTGATTACACCTCAAACTTCTGCTGAGGGTAAAAAAGTAAACAAAGTTTTAGTAGCTGAGGATGTTTATTATCCAGGTGAAAGCGAAACTTCTGAGTTTTATGTTTCTGTTTTATTGAATAGAGGTACAGGACGCAACATGATTATGTATTCTACTGAAGGTGGAATGGATATCGAAGAAGTTGCTGAGCATACTCCACACTTAATCTTTACTGAAGAAGTTGATCCTAATGTAGGATTACAAGGTTTCCAGGCTAGAAGAATTGCTTTCAATTTAGGTCTTTCTGGAAATGCTTTTAAAGAAATGGTGAAATTCATCGATGCATTATACAATGCTTACATTGGTTCTGATGCTTCTATGTTTGAAATCAACCCGGTTTTAAAAACATCTGATAATAAAATTATGGCTGTTGATGCTAAAGTTAACATCGACGATAACGCTTTATACAGACAACCTAAATATGCTGAAATGAGAGATATCCGTGAGGAGAATCCAATCGAAGTTGAAGCGAAAGAAGTTGGTCTAAACTATGTAGATCTTGACGGTACTGTAGGATGTATGGTAAACGGAGCTGGTCTTGCAATGGCAACTATGGATTTAATTAAATATGCTGGTTTTGAACCTGCTAACTTCCTTGACGTTGGTGGAACTGCTGATGCAAAACGTGTTGAGACAGCTTTCAGAATTATCTTGAAAGATCCAAACGTAAAAGCTATTTTAATTAACATCTTCGGAGGAATCGTTCGTTGTGACCGTGTTGCTCAAGGTGTTGTTGATGCTTACAAAAACATGGGAGACGCTATCAATGTGCCAATCATCGTTCGTTTGCAAGGAACAAATGCTGAAATTGCAAAAGAATTAATTGACAACTCTGGTATGCCAATCTTATCAGCTACTCAATTCCAAGAAGCTGCTGACCAAGTTAAAGCTGCACTTTCTTAA